The following nucleotide sequence is from Zea mays cultivar B73 chromosome 1, Zm-B73-REFERENCE-NAM-5.0, whole genome shotgun sequence.
ttttatttatattttgatatcctttctcttcttctctttttttcctcaaatcctctccattattattttatttttattcgtAGTATTAtggttttaaatgcacaaacaaagatccaatatgatgcaaaggTTTATTTGTGTCGTAGTGAAGTTTTACTCATTTTTAAACATGACCGGTCGcatgtgatgataaatggagATGCACATATATTCAAAGGAGAGAATTCCTCCTTTTATTCTCCCttacaatttgagtattacattgtgtttgaatcatatcctagtaaaaagccttctactgtcttaggagcaaatttagattttctacctcttttaacaagaataaagcatttgctacctctaaaatatgaaatattgggctttttaccggttaggagttcataagatgtcttcttgaggattcggtgtagatataaccggttgatggcgtagcaggcggtgttgatcgcctcggcccaaaaccgatctgaagtcttgtactcatcaagcatggttcttgccatgtccaatagagttctattcttcctctccactacaccattttgttgtggggtgtagggagaagaaaactcatgcttgatgccctcctcctcaaggaagctttcaatttgtgagttcttgaactccgtcccattgtcgcttctaattttcttgatcctcaagccgaactcattttgagcccgtctcaagaatccctttaaggtttcttgggtatgagatttttcctgcaaaaagaacgcccaagtgaagcgagaataatcatccacaataactagacagtacttactcccgccgatgcttatgtaagctatcgggccgaatagatccatgtgtaggagctccagtggcctgtcagtcgtcatgatgttcttgtgtggatgatgggcaccaacttgcttccctgcttggcatgcgctacaaattctgtctttctcaaaatgaacatttgttaatcctaaaatgtgctctccctttagaagcttatgaagattcttcatcccaacatgggctagtcggcggtgccagagccaacccatgttagtcttagcaattaagcaagtgtcgagttcagctctatcaaaatctacgaagtatagctgaccctctaacactcccttaaatgctattgaatcatcacttcttctaaagacagtgacacctacatcagtaaaaagacagttgtagcccatttgacataattgagatacagaaagcaaattgtaatctaatgaatctacaagaaaacattggaaatagaatggtcaggagatatagcaattttacccaaacccttgaccaaaccttggtttccatccccgaatgtgatagctcgttggggatcctggtttttctcataggaggagaacattttcttctcccctgtcatgtggtttgtgcacccgctgtcgataatccaacttgagcccccggatgcataaacctacaaaacaagtttagttcttgactttaggtacccaaatggttttgggtcctttggcattagacacaagaactttgggtacccaaacacaagtctttgaccccttgtgcttgcccccaacatatttggcaactactttgccggatttgttagttaaaacataagatgcatcaaaagttttaaatgaaaagttatgttcatttgatgcactaggagttttcttcttaggcaacttagcacggattggttgcctagagctagatgtctcacccttatacataaaagcatggttagggccagagtgagacttcctagaatgaattctcctaattttgtcctcgggataaccggcagggtataaaatgtaaccctcgttatcctgaggcatgggagccttgcccttaacaaagttggacaatttcttaggaggggcattaagtttgacattgcctccctgttggaagccaatgccatccttaatgccagggcgtctcccactatagagcatacttctagcaaatttaaatttttcgttttctaagttatgctcggcaattttagcatctaatttttctatatgatcattttgttgtttaattaaagccatgtgatcatgtatagcatcaatgttaacatctctacatctagtacaaatggtagtATGCTCAATggaagatgtagagggtttgcaagaattaagttcaacaatcttagaacacaatatatcatttttgtcactaagattggaaatagtagcattgcaaacatcaaaatctttagccctagcaattaatttctcattttcaatcctaaggctagcaagagacatgttcAATTCTTCTATTTTAGAAAGCAATTCAACATTATCATTTGGAATTGaaccattacaaacatttgaatcaatcttagctaataaattagcattctcatttctaaggttgtcaatggtttcatggcatgtgcttagctcactatataatttttcacatttttcaacttctagagcataagcatttttaactttaacatgctttttgttttccttgattaggaagttctcttgggagtccaataggtcatccttctcatggatggcactaattaattcatttaatttatccttttgttgcatgtttaagttggcaaaaagagtgcgcaagttatcttcctcatcacaagcattttcatcactagaggattcgtaTCTAGTGGaggttttagatttaaccttcttctttttgccgtcctttgccatgagacacttgtggccgacgttggggaagcgaagtcccttggtgacggcgatgttggcggcgtcctcgtcgtcggaggagtcgctagagctttcgtcggagtcccactcccgacaaacatgggcatcgccgcccttcttcttgtagtatctcttcttctcctttcttctccccttcttgtcgttgcccctgtcactagatataggacattttgcaataaaatgaccgggcttaccacatttgtaacacactttcttggagcggggtttgtagtccttccccctcctttgtttgaggatttggcggaagctcttgatgacgagcgccatttcctcgttgtcgagcttggaggcgtcgatgggtgttctactcggtgtagactcctccttcttctcctccgtcgccttaaatgcgaccggttatgcttcggacgtggagggcccgtcaagctcgttgatctttcgtgagcccttgatcataaattcaaagctcacaaaattcccgattacttcctcgggagtcattagtgtatatcttggattgccacgaattaattgtacttgagtagggttaaggaaaataagagatcttagaataaccttaaccacctcgtggtcatcccactttttgcttctgaggttgcgcacttggttcaccaaggttttgagccggttgtacatgtcttgtggctcctccccttggcgtagacggaagcgaccaagctccccctcgatcgtttcccgcttggtgattttggtgagttcatcaccctcgtgcgcggtcttgagcacgtcccaaacttctttggcgctctttaatccttgcaccttgttgtactcctccctacttagagaggcgaggagtattgttgtggcttgggagttgaagtgctcgatttgggccacctcgtcctcatcataatcctcatcccctacggatggtacctgtgctccaaactcaacaacattccatatacttttgtggagtgaggttagatgaaatttcattaaatcactccacctagcataatcttcaccgtcaaaggttggcggtttgcctaatggaacagaaagtaatggagtatgtctagaagtacgaggataatgtaaggggatcttactaaacttcttgcgctcatggcgcttagaagttatggagggcgcgtcggagccggaggtagaaggtgatgaagtgtcggtctcgtagtagaccaccttcctcatcttctttattttgtcgccactccgatgcgatttgtgagaagaagtcttcttctccttcttcttctccttcttcttctccttgttgtgggactcttccgatgaagccttcctgtggcttgtagcgggcttgtcgccggtctccatctccttcttggcgagttctcccgacatcacttcgagcggttaggctctaatgaagcatcgggctctgataccaattgaaagtcgcctagagggggggtgaatagggcgaaactgaaattctcaaaaataatcacaactacaagtcgggttagcgttagaaatataattaagtccgcgagagagggtgcaaaacaaatcgcaagcgaataaagagtgtgacacgtggatttgttttaccgaggttcggttctcgcaaacctactccccgttgaggtggtcacaaagaccaggtctctttcaaccctttccctctctcaaacggtccctcggaccgagtgagctttctcttctcaaatgcttggaacacaaagttcccacaaggaccaccacaagattggtgtctcttgccttaattacaagtgagtttgatcgcaagaaagaatcaaagaaagaagaaagcaatccaagcgcaagagctcgaaagaacacaagcaaatctctcttactaatcactagggcgttgtgtagagtttggagaggatttgatcacttgggtgtgtctagaattgaatgctagagctcttgtaagtggttgaagtgtgaaaacttggatgacttgaatgtggggtggttgggggtatttatagccccaaccaccaaactagccgtttggtggtgctgtctgtcgcatggtgcaccggacagtccggtgcacaccggatatgtccggtgtgccagccacgtcaccaggccgttgggattcgaccgttggagcttctgacttctgggcccgcctggctgtccggtgcacaccggacaagtactgtagattgtccggtgcaccgtctcgcgcgtgcctgacttctgcgcgcttctggcgcacattaaatgcgcctgcaggtgactgttggcgcgaagtagccgttgctctgctggttcaccggacagtccggtgtacaccggacagtccagtgaattattgcggagcaatttcccgaggctggcgagttccagagccgctcttccctggggcaccggacactgtccggtgtacaccggacagtccggtgaattatagcggagcacctctggattttcccgaaggtgaggagttcagtgtgaagtcccctggtgcaccggacactgtccggtggcacactggacagtccggtgcgccagaccagggcacacttcggttatccctttgctctattgttgaacccaatacttggtctttttattggctaagtgtgaacctttggcacctgtataacttgtacactagagcaaactagttagtccaattatttgtgttgggcaattcaaccaccaaaatcatttaggtaaGCCTAAATCCCTTTCACTTCCAACGAGAGTCCATGGTACATGTCTAGCCGGAGCGGATATGCGCCCCGTCTATGAACCCTTCAAGCAAACAGTGAATAAAACATATTTGCAAAATCCATCTTGAGAGCCGAGTGTAGGATATCGGCCATAAAAGCTCATCGAAACCAAGTGACAACGGTCGCCCCGCACACCCCGTCATCAACAAACGTTGTTCGAATGGCGAACCATCTTTTAACCACAAGTTTGTTCGAACAACAAACCATATTTTAACCACaagtttgatcatcaatggtgctGGTAGAGCAAGCCACTAATGACTGAATGTAGGGACGTTCTGTCCAAACTACTATAAATCTTGTGGCCACCATGCACACCGTCCAGAGCCCAGAACgcgcacaataaatttacttgtctgAACGAGGTTCGAAACACTGACACTGCTTCTATAGTGTTTTGTCTCTTTGAATTGCAGTTGCAATAGTACGAACAACTGGCTTTAGTTTGAAGCGAACAAGCATTAATCACTTTACTATGCAACAGAAGAAATCACTTTATTGAAATGTCGATGACCTTCTCACCAAACAACATCAAAAGGAGGCGAGCATAAATCACTTCAATACTCATAACTTCACTGAAATGGAAATGAAATTCTCAGCAAACAACTTCAAGAGGTGGTGAATTGTATCATCCAATCATCATAGCtatgcaacaacaacaacattTATTCAACCAAGGGTATAGGTGTCTAGATCAAGAACTGAAGCTAATACGaggtcatgaaagaaaaggacatAACAGCTGCAAAAAGAGAGATGCAGTTAAGCTGGATCCTCGCTATAGCTTGTGCTGGTAGCGCGCGACCTCGACTTCGTTGGGGAAGAATCCCATTAGGCAGCCAACTGAGTTCTAGTAGGCGTACACGAACCCTCCCATGACCCCGATAGGCCCACCCGTGACCATCGACGGACCCCGGATCCCCGGCTTGATCCCTAGACGACAAGCGTGGGTCCGAGCTACTGATAgggttgaagtgggagattaggtTTGGGTGGGGATCTACGAGGGGAGGGGATCTATAAGGGGAGTGGTCTAGGAGGGGAGGTGAGCTGGAGAGGTAACCAACAATGATGGAGATCGCGAAGATGGTGGAGAGGTGCATGTAATCGAGCACAGAGAAGTTGTCGACCACCTTGGTAAAGGTCGGGTTCTGGTCCACGACCGGGTACTCTAGCTTCGTTGATGCAGTGATGTCCGTATTCATCGAGGGTGTGCGGAACCCTCCGATGATGCTGGCTGCGGCGTCGGTAGAGACGACAGATTTGGTTGCGAGGAGGAGCTGGATGGGATCGTTGTGGCCTACGGGATAGGTCCTTCTCGGCTTGGTGTTCTGTGGTAGAAGTTGTGTGCCTAACGAAATAAGCTAGATTGAAGCCCATCATTTTAGGGCCTATTTGTTTACTGACGCTAAAGTTTAGTAACTGTCACATGGATGTTTGATGCTAGTTAAAACTTAAAAGTATTAAATATAATCTAATTAAAAAATTAATTACATAAATGAGAACTAAACAATAAGACCAACCTATTAAAACTAATTATTCCatgtgctcatgtgatgctacagTAAACTTTTGCTAATCATGGATTAATTAGGTTTAAAAATTTTTGCTCCTCATTTAGTCTTTAGTTTTATAGTTTTTAATTAGATTGCATTTAATACTTGTAGTAGACATTCAAACATCCAATATGGCATGTGCTAAATTTTAGTCCTAGAACCAAACACCTCcttagtacatggtccaaagccaTCTTTGTAAACTGACGTAGGAATTAGCAGGAGAATTCAATTTATACCATTTCTAAATAGGTGGATCTAAACAATACCATTGCTAAGATTAGAGGTCTATGATATACCGATCCTAAACTACTCTGCCTTCAAACAATACCATGATAGCTACTAATCCCCATCTTTCCCTATAATAATCAAGTTTTAACATTAAGTTTGTCATAGTTGAACCAATTTGCCCCCTCACTATACAAACTAGTCGCTTTGATTGCATCACAAAAATTATATTTCATGAAATTCCAAATTATAATCCGAGTAAAGGTCAACacaatgttttaatatttaagatGCATCTAATTTAAATATCTTGCATTGTGCAAAGGTTCCAAAAAGGAACACTGCGACACTTCTTAAACAAGTCATTCATTTTGATGTTGACTCACATCCTTCTTGAGACAACACTAACAGACATCTTGCTGCAGTTGATGTGGTAGTGCTTGATGACCCTATGATATCTTAAGACAACACTAACAAACATCTTGCTGCAGTTGATGTGGTGGTGCTTGACAACTGCAGCAAGATGTTTGTCAGTGTTGTCTCAAGAAGGATGTGAGTCAGCATCAAAATGAATGACTTGTTTAAGAAGTGTTGTAATGTTCCTTTATAACTTTGCACTATGTCATTGGATTGTGAACTTACTATTGTGTTGTAGAAATGTTTTGTTACCGTTTATGAAATATTTAAATTAGATACatcttaaatattaaaacattgtGTTGACCTTTACTATTATACATTGGAACTTCGTGAATTATAATTGTTATGATGCATTCAACACGTCTGGTCTCTATAGTGAGGGGTGTAAATTTGTTCAAGTACGACAAACATAGTGTCAACACTTGATTAGTATAGGGAAAGATGGGGATTAGTGGCTATCATGGTATTTTTAAAGGGGTAATAGTTTAAGAGTGGTACATCTTAGACCTCTAACCTTGGGGTTGTTCGCTTCGTATTAAAGTCGATTGTTTGGACTACTGCAACTGTAATTCATAGAGACATAACACTGTAGAAGCAGTAGAAGCCAATATAGATTAGAGCCAAGCAAATTGATTACTTAGCAGTGGTATTGTTTAGGGCAACAACTAATATGCAATCATGCCTTATATGCAAGCGTGCAATCAAGTCTCTTGGTCCATTAGATTATAATCTAACTGTAGACTTAATCATGGTTTATTAgggggtttaagtgttaaatgtaaTACATGATTGAATCATAATCTAACGGGCCAGAAACTTCGCTTGCATGTTGCACATAAAATCTGATTGCATATTTGTTGTTGCCGTTGGAAGTGGTATTATAGATTGAATTCTCCTAAGAATTGGCCCATGAATAATAATATGAATTTACATGGGCCAGATATTTGATGACCGTAAATGGTCTGGGCTCACAACCTCCGTCGATGGGCTAGACTGGTTTAATGACCTAGGTGGGCCACAGTAAGATAAAGCCCGGTCCATGACAGCTTCATCGGAGTTTGCAAAGCCATCCTCGCCTTGCTTTCTCCGCCATCCTCTCTGCTTTCCACCACCCTATACCAAACCAGCCAAAGCCCTCCACTCCTCCCCGCCTCCGCCTCCGACGTCGAACATTCTTCTCCAATGGCGACGGCCCCCGCATCCCTCTCGCTCTCCGCCTCTACCCTGCCCACCCGGCTCCGTGCCGCAGCGGTGCTGGCGGGCATGCGCTGGAGGCAGCCGCAGCGCGGGCGGATGGTGGTGCGCGCCAAGATCCGGGAGATCTTCATGCCGGCGCTGAGCTCCACCATGACGGAGGGCAAGATCGTCTCCTGGTCCGCTGGAGAGGGTGATCGCGTCTCCAAGGGTGACGCCGTCGTGGTCGTCGAGTCTGACAAGGCCGACATGGACGTTGAGACCTTCCACGACGGCATCGTGGCGGTGGTCCTCGTCCAGGCTGGCGAGTCGGCGCCGGTGGGCGCGCCCATCGCGCTGCTCGCGGAGTCAGAGGAGGAGGTGCCGCTCGCTCTCGCCAAGGCTCAGGAGCTCTCCAACGGGCAGCCGCAGCAGGCGCCTCCTGCTCCGACGGAGGATGCCGCAGCGACGCCGCCCCCTCCTTCTGCTCCGGCCACTGCTCCCACGCCGGTGGCCGTGGGTACGAAGGGCATTGCCAGCCCGCACGCTAAGAAGCTGGCTAAGCAGCACAGGGTGGACCTTGCCAAGGTGACTGGCACCGGGCCGTATGGTCGAATTACGTCGGCAGATGTCGAGGCGGCTGCCGGAATCCAGCCGAAGTCAAAGCCcgctcctgctgctgctgcgccACCACCTGTGGCTGCACCTTCAGTGGGTGCGGTGCCTCAATCGGCAGTTCTACCACCGGTTCCTGGCGCGACTGTTGTTCCATTCACTACCATGCAGGCTGCAGTGAGCAAGAACATGGTGGAGAGTCTGGCAGTGCCAGCATTCCGCGTTGGGTACCCCATTATTACTGATAAACTCGACGAGCTGTATGAAAAGGTAAGGATTTGAAGCAGGGCACCTTGAGGCTCCTTTGTTTTCCTTAGCCTGCTTCCTGATTACTAATTAGACTGATTTGATTTTGACAGGTTAAGCCAAAGGGAGTGACAATGACAGTGCTGCTGGCGAAGGCTGCAGCCATGGCTCTTGCACAGCACCCTGTTGTCAATGCTAGCTGCAGGGATGGAAAGAGCTTCACATACAACAGTAACATCAACATTGCAGTGGCTGTGGCAATTGATGGTGGCCTTATTACACCTGTTCTTCAGGATGCTGACAAGGTACGTACAATCTTTGTGATAAATTCGGCTTCAATTCGCAGTTTTAGCAAACAAGTTCATCAAACAGCTTGTTGAATGTTACACTGTAGCTGGATATATATTTGCTCTCGCAAAATTGGAAGGATCTAGTGAAGAAAGCACGAGCAAAACAGCTCCAACCAAATGAGTACAGCTCTGGTATGGAATTCATGGCATTGCATAGTGTATTAGATTGCCTTTGCAAATCTTCTATGAACATGCTTACCTGAAGATTATTTGCAGGGACTTTTACACTGTCCAACCTGGGTATGTTTGGTGTAGATCGGTTTGATGCAATCCTTCCACCTGGCCAGGTGGGCTTACTTCCTTTTCTTCCTAGTCTATGTAAACTGTAATATGTATACAAAGATTAATATTCGAGTATCAATGAGTGCAGGGAGCTATTATGGCTGTTGGAGCCTCGAAACCTACAGTTGTGGCTGATAAAGATGGTTTCTTTAGCGTCAAGAGCAAAATGCTGGTTAGTTGTGTACCTGATTGTAATAGACATCTGTTATTTGCATATAATGTATCAGTATGGTGAAATGTTTATAGTTTTACTTCTACATCCTACCAATTTTTTAAAATGTATTCATGACATGTAGTTATTATGTCGTAGAGGTTTGTCAGATATGTCATCTGAAGTGTTTTTCATGGTTTAATGCCATTAGTTAATTATGATGACAAGATGTCCAATAGTATTGCATAATTACAGTTATTGTCTATAATAATTACTCATGACGTTTCAAAATGTAGGTTGTTCTTGTTTTTCCCTAAGTGAAACTTTTCTACCTTTGACCAAGTTTAGAAAAAAAATGCACTGATATCTACAACACCAATTTAGTTTCATACTTTCATTAAATCCACCATGGAGTATGTATTGATAATGCATTTATTGCTAGTGTAGATGTTAATATATTTTCTATAAGCTTGGTCATAGTTGGAGAAGTTTGACACAAGACAATGCTAAAATGACTTGCATTTTGAAACAGGAGTAGATTTTATTCTATGCTTCTGTCTAAATCATAGAAATAGATTTGCTGGCCTAAGATAAGTAATTTTGCAATGAAAAATATACAATTCACTAGTACGGTGGTACCAAGCACCACAACTTGTAGTCAAAGTCTGTTTGAGTTGTATATTGGTGGTTTTATTGTGTGGAAGTATCATTGCCAGCTAGGAGTTGGGACTTCTTTGGTTGATTGCCATTAGGAATGTGTTAGTAATAATTCTTGTGTTGAACAGATTGTTCTGGACTATACTGGCAATATTTCGCCAGAATTGTGGCTATGGCATAGTGGACATAGAGTATGAAATTACAGCATCAGGGCATTTGTATTTAACTAAGCTGTTTGAACATTTTTTTAGGTCAATGTCACTGCTGATCACAGGATTGTATATGGGGCTGATTTGGCAGCATTCCTACAAACTTTTGCAAAGGTTATTGAGGATCCTGAGAGCTTAACTTTGTGAGATCTCTTGAAGAGTTATGATCTTATCTATATGCCCATAAATAGTCTGGTTGCAGTTGGAGTTCTGTTGTTGATCTCCAGTTTTTGTATCTTTGAACATTCGACATGATTTATCTGATCTTTTTGTGCTGGTTTGTATCTCTCATTGTTGTGGATCTTGTTAGTATACCGTTGATAAAAGGGTAGACCCAGTGCCAAAGGCTACTAGATAAGTAGGGTTTGTGAAAGGGATAAACTGAGACAAGCCTTCTCCCTGTAAATATGGAGAGGCTGTTTCGAAAACCCGTGACCTGGTGAATGAGTGAGTGAGATAGCTCTCACCACTGCACTAGGCCTGCCCTGTACCATTGATATTGTGGAATTATTGGAGAGCAATAAATTATAAGCTGTAGATAGTTCTGCAGATTTTGTATCTAAAATATGGTTTATGTCCCTTTTTCATTTATCTTATGGGAAGTATATTTTCTTGAAATTTGTAAAGCGGTAGAGGTCCCCCGGTGCACTTAAACTGGCATGTAAATGGACATGGTACTGTTT
It contains:
- the LOC100272519 gene encoding Dihydrolipoyllysine-residue acetyltransferase component 4 of pyruvate dehydrogenase complex, chloroplastic; the encoded protein is MATAPASLSLSASTLPTRLRAAAVLAGMRWRQPQRGRMVVRAKIREIFMPALSSTMTEGKIVSWSAGEGDRVSKGDAVVVVESDKADMDVETFHDGIVAVVLVQAGESAPVGAPIALLAESEEEVPLALAKAQELSNGQPQQAPPAPTEDAAATPPPPSAPATAPTPVAVGTKGIASPHAKKLAKQHRVDLAKVTGTGPYGRITSADVEAAAGIQPKSKPAPAAAAPPPVAAPSVGAVPQSAVLPPVPGATVVPFTTMQAAVSKNMVESLAVPAFRVGYPIITDKLDELYEKVKPKGVTMTVLLAKAAAMALAQHPVVNASCRDGKSFTYNSNINIAVAVAIDGGLITPVLQDADKLDIYLLSQNWKDLVKKARAKQLQPNEYSSGTFTLSNLGMFGVDRFDAILPPGQGAIMAVGASKPTVVADKDGFFSVKSKMLVNVTADHRIVYGADLAAFLQTFAKVIEDPESLTL